A stretch of the Aegilops tauschii subsp. strangulata cultivar AL8/78 chromosome 4, Aet v6.0, whole genome shotgun sequence genome encodes the following:
- the LOC109732973 gene encoding uncharacterized protein: MDFSEFGDYVSTPNTSESNPSNPFAASSVNPAAPSATAVQLINIRNHVTVILDFEESNFCIWQTFFNLTFRKLGLLDHIDGSVDALMALGDVEWTQIDQCIVSWLYTTVSKDILEIIIQPSHTAANAWTVITELFRDNRLQRSIFAKRDFLNLVQGDLSVTAFASRLKCLSDTLRDVGTPVNDQDMLTTFINGLNGEFGHCIAALTINPAGLTFARARGAILQEERWLARHAQQIRATALVANRFSAPPASPASRPPVPSPTSAAPASGGRGRGKGRKKQQQPQQGLGAATGAAPGRDPAAPFWPVGSYPLSGMFQAWPPNWRAPGAGLLGPRPGVSTPQAYTAHLGQQGYGTPSVYNGFPPPSLPLQPPAWDQTQLHAALNNLSVQQGGAGGSGSNWFFDTGATAHMTSDPGSSYPRSDSPM, from the exons ATGGACTTCAGCGAGTTCGGCGACTACGTCTCCACCCCCAACACCTCCGAGTCCAATCCCTCCAACCCCTTTGCCGCTAGCTCCGTCAACCCCGCTGCTCCAAGTGCCACCGCAGTCCAGCTTATCAACATCCGAAACCATGTCACCGTTATCCTTGACTTCGAGGAGTCCAATTTTTGCATATGGCAGACCTTCTTCAACCTTACTTTTCGCAAGCTTGGTCTCCTTGATCACATCGATGGCTCCGTCGACGCTCTCATGGCTCTCGGCGACGTCGAGTGGACTCAAATCGACCAATGCATAGTCTCCTGGTTGTACACCACCGTCTCCAAGGACATTCTCGAGATCATCATCCAGCCCTCCCACACCGCCGCCAACGCTTGGACCGTCATCACCGAGCTCTTCCGCGACAATCGCCTTCAACGCTCCATCTTCGCTAAGCGTGACTTCCTCAACCTCGTCCAGGGCGATCTCTCTGTCACCGCCTTCGCGAGCCGCCTCAAGTGTCTCTCCGACACGCTTCGCGACGTCGGCACTCCGGTCAATGACCAGGACATGCTGACCACCTTCATCAACGGGCTGAACGGCGAGTTCGGCCACTGCATCGCCGCCCTCACCATCAACCCTGCTGGTCTAACCTTCGCCCGTGCACGCGGCGCTATTTTGCAGGAAGAACGCTGGCTTGCCCGCCATGCTCAGCAAATCCGGGCGACGGCCCTCGTCGCCAACCGGTTCTCCGCGCCGCCGGCTTCACCGGCCTCGCGGCCCCCCGTGCCTTCTCCAACGTCTGCTGCTCCTGCATCGGGCGGGCGTGGCCGCGGCAAAGGCCGCAAGAAGCAGCAGCAGCCTCAGCAGGGGCTCGGCGCTGCTACTGGCGCTGCTCCTGGACGGGATCCGGCTGCACCCTTCTGGCCCGTCGGCAGCTACCCGCTGTCCGGCATGTTCCAGGCCTGGCCGCCGAACTGGCGTGCGCCCGGCGCCGGTCTCCTTGGCCCGCGCCCTGGTGTCTCCACCCCGCAGGCGTACACTGCTCATCTCGGGCAGCAAGGCTACGGTACTCCTTCGGTCTACAACGGTTTCCCCCCACCGTCCCTGCCGCTCCAGCCCCCTGCATGGGATCAGACGCAGCTTCATGCCGCCCTCAACAACCTCTCTGTGCAGCAGGGCGGTGCCGGCGGAAGCGGCTCCAACTGGTTTTTTGACACAGGCGCGACTGCCCATATGACTAGCGATCCCG GATCGTCGTACCCGCGCAGTGATTCTCCGATGTGA